GATCGGCTTTTAAAACGCCCGTCCAGTTTTTAGCGGGTTGCGGCTCTTTCCAGCGCAAATCGCCAACGGGCGGCTGCGCAAACGGGATACCTTTAAAAATAGTTACGGGCGAACCGGCCTCTTTTACACCCTCCAGCGTACCGTTCCCGATAGTTACCTGGTTTGTTTGTGCAATTACCTTCACGGTAGTTAGCTGCACCAGCAGCAATACTGCTAAAAATGGTTTCCTCATGTGGTTTATAATTGGTTATTGGAAATTAATACAAGCATCAGAATAACTATTGTATCATTATGTTACAATAATAATTTAAATTTACGCCGCTAACAAATTTTTTTGTTAATTGCCACGATTTATATGTCCGAAGACAACAACGAGTTCAAAAAACAGGAAGCTGATGCAAAAGGTGAAGGCTATTTGCCCGGCCTGGCTATTGATGCGGTAATTTTTGGCTTTCATGACAAACAACTTAAAGTTTTACTGCTTGCCTATAAAAACACCGGTTTGTATGCCTTGCCAGGCGGCTTTATTCATGATTACGAAGATGTTAATGAAGCTGCACGACGGGTGTTATTTGATCGCACGGGCCTAAAAAACATCTTCCTTGACCAGTTTTATGTTTTTGGCGACAGAAGCAGGCACGATCCGGAGCCCCTGAAAAAGATTATGTCTGTAAGTGGCAAGATCCCCCCGGCCGACCACTGGTTGCTGAAGCGTTTTGTATCTATAGGATATTATGCGCTGGTAGATTTTACAAAAGCCATCCCCACTCCCGATAGTATCTCGGATAGTTGCGATTGGTATGGCCTTGATGACTTACCTGTACTGATGCAGGATCACCAGTTGATCATTAAAAAAGCTTTGGAAACCCTGCGCGTAAACTTAGATCAGAAACTGATAGGCTTTAACCTGCTCACCGATGATTTTACCATGGGCGATTTACAAAGCCTGTATGAAACTATCCTGAACAAAAAACTCATCAGGGCGGCCTTTCAGCGTAAGATGCTAAGCCTGGGCATATTGGAACGGATAGCAAAAAAATTTACCGGCGGCGCCCATAAAGCGCCTTACCTGTACAGGTTTATTTCCGGAAGATAATTTAGTGTCTTAATTATACCCTTTAATTGTCGTATTACACCCTTTTGGTTTATATTTAATGACTGTAGATTTACATTATCAATCAACAGAAATTTAACTACTTAAAACCTCAACTGCCATGGCAACAATTAATCCTTATTTGAATCTCCCCGGTACAACCGAAGAAGCTTTTAACTTTTACAAATCAGTATTTGGCGGTGAATTTTTAGCCGTGATACGTTTTAAAGATTCGCCGGGAGGGTCTGAGAATGTAGCCGAAGCAGACAAAGACAAACTGATGCACATTGCCTTGCCCATAGGCAAAAACATCCTGATGGCTACCGACAGCATTGGCGAAATGGGCATGGGTTACAAACAGGGTAATAACTATCATGTCTCTATCAATGCTGACAGCAAGGAAGAAGCAGAAACCATATTTGCGGCGCTATCTGCAGGCGGCCAGGTTATGGTGCCGCTTGCCATGGCCGAGTGGGGCGACCTGTTTGGATGGTTTACCGATAAATTTGGCATATCATGGATGGTAAGTTATTCACCCAACCGCCCACAATAACGTTGACGGTTATGAGCGCGAAAACAATTAACATCACCTACCGGGTGTTAACAGTTTTGCTGGCCTTAGCTATGGCCGGCGATGGCCTTGGCGGAGTTACAAGGCAACAAGCAGGTATTGATGTGCTGCACCACCTGGGTTATCCTATTTATTTTATGGTGATAGTGGGCACTGCCAAACTGCTTGGGGTAATAGCCATACTGCAAAACAAATACAAGACAGTTAAAGAATGGGCTTACGCCGGCTTTTCATTCACTCTTTTTGGTGCCATTGCGTCAAGGGCTTTTGCGGGCGATGCCATTAGTGAGTTCATTCCGCCAATAATCATGCTTGTATTTTTGTTTGCGGTCTACTATTTCTGGAAAAAGTTTAATCAATTAAAATCAACTGAATTATAACCAATCACACTAAAAACAAAATTTTATGAAAATCGCTGTAATTATTGTACGCACACTGGTAGCACTAATGTTTTTGTTTGCGTCGGTAACCTATTTTGCCATGGTTTACTTCCATGCATTTACCATGCCTCCTGTAACAGGCAATATGAAAGTTTTTAACGATGGATTGGAAGCCTCGGGTTATTTAATGCTGCTTATAAAGATAACCGAGCTGGTTTGCGCGCTGCTGTTATTATTCGGCAGGTACGTGGCGTTGGCTTTGGTAGTTTTATTCCCGGTAATGGTAAACATTGTTTTAGTGAATGCGTTTTTGTCGCCATCGGGCCTTACTATGGTTATACCATTGCTGGCTGGTGTATTATTCCTGGCTTATACCCAACGCGATAAATATGCGCCTTTGTTTACAGCAAAATAAACAATACGAGCGGATTAAAAAATCAAGCTGTTATGACGGTAGAAGTTTTTAAAACCAATGTAAACAGGCGCAAATATGCCAAAGCATTGTTGGCCGAAATCCACGAGACCTTTGCCGACTATCGCGCAAATTTCGATCTGGACGATTGCGATAATATATTGCGGGTGCAATGCAGCAGCGGAACCATATGCGCTAATACGATGATACTTTTTTTAAAACGCTTTGGCTATCGGGCCGAAGTATTAACGGATTAACTTCAATACGCAAACAAAATCCGTTATGGTTAATTGTTATAATATAAAGAGAACATCATGTTAAAAGAAAGCAAAGCATTCAGCGGCTTTTCGGTAAATGATATCGGGAAAGCAAAGGAGTTTTACGGCAAAACATTGGGACTGGAAGTAAAGGATGATACCACAATGCCGGGGATATTGCACCTGGAAATTTCAGGCGGCAACGCAATTGTAATATATCCAAAACCCAATCATGAGCCAGCCACTTTTACTATACTTAACTTCCCTGTACCCGATGTAGAAAAAGCTGTAGATGAATTAACAGCGCGCGGCGTTAAATTTATAGTTTACAATCAAGAGAACTTCAAAACCAATGAAAAAGGCATATTTACAGCTGGCGGCCCAACGATAGCGTGGTTTAATGACCCGGCAGGCAATATCCTGTCGGTTATTGAAGAAACTAAAGGCTAAAGCTGCAAATCATAGAATTTGGTTAAAATAGCCTGAAGTCGTAAACCCGGAGTCGTAAGTAAAAAGAGTTAAAACTGACTTAGTACTTATGGCTCCAGGCTTATGACTTAACGGGCAGTCAAAATATTGTTTGTGGGCTTCTTTTTTAATATTAATGCAGCAACAACGGCTATAACTAACCCTACGGGCAATATTTCCACATAAGTAAATAACATTATAAAAACGGGATTCTTATACATTTGCTTGTATGAATCCATTTTAGCAGTCTCATCGCTCAGTTCTTTTGCGCTTGCTCCGGCGGCCTTAGCTTCGGCAAGCACCTGGGTTGCATACCTTTCCATAAAATCGGGCATAAAGTTGTAGTAAATTATCAGCCAGCTAACTACATAACAGGTAGATGCGATAAGCGCGATGTAAAGCCCTATCATAAACCCTTTCCCAAAAGTTATCTCGCCGCCGTTATATTTATCCCGGTAGTTTTTAACAGCTACAAATATCATGGAAAAAGCAATAAGCATGGTAGCATATCCTAAGTACATGCTGCCATTGGTGTGCCCATTGGCATAACACATTGCCATGGTAACAGCCATCAAACCGGATACTATTGCACCAGCAATTAATCCAAAAACGATTACATTTTTTTTCATTGTTTTAAGTTTAAATTTCTGGTACAAATTTGGCGCTTTGGGTTTGCAACGCGGTCATACTTTAGGGTGATTTTGCTTAAATCATACCAAAGTACCAATATTATCAGGCAATGATACCCAGTTTCTTAGCTTTATCAACGGCCTGGGTACGGCGCTCAACTTCCAGCTTTTCAAACAAACGCGACGAATGTGTTTTAACCGTATTTAAAGATAAAAATAAGCGGGCGGCAATCTCCTGGTTACTTAAGCCATCGGCCATTAACTGCAACACCTCCATCTCGCGCTTACTTAAATTAAGTTGGGTTAACGCGGTTTCGTTTAAAACAAAATTATCATTGGCATAAATATAAACCTCTTTTTCAACTTGTATGGTTTTAACTTTCGGCGAACTTAATTTTAATGCCAGCCAGATGCCAAGGGAAGTAAAAACAACGGCGATGGCGCCAATATAAATCTCGAATGCATGATCTATTAAAATAAACCGGTATTCCAGCCATTTCATTAAAAACAGCAGTACAGCCAGCGAACCACCATACATGATGATATGCTTATTTTTTGAAAACTTATTCACGGCCTTTAAATGTTGCTTATTGCCAAAAATATAAAATATGCCGATAAAATATCCCCCTGCCCATTAAACTCCTACTTAATTGAACAGGTCGCGTCAGGAAATTTTTTTCCCATTTTAAAAGCGGTCTCCCAAAGTGGGAAAAAATTCCTCAACAGCAGGACATATTTGGCCATAATAATTCAAATACAACCATAGCAATCCTTTAATTAAAACGAACAATATAAATAATGGGCTTGTTAACAAATAAAAACATTATTGGTGCTTATGGTAAATTTTTTATCCGTATTTTCGGTACAGTAATTGCCAAAGTGCACATAAACTGGTTAACCAGCATTGGTTTTTTGGGGAATATCAGTAAAAAACAGAACATTAAACCTCTTTTTAACGTATACCTGATCATTTTGCAAACCAATAAAAAATATAGGAATTTGTATATAATTAAAGCCATACAGGCCCCTGAAATTATTAGTTTACGTGTTTTAACCGCTTTAGAGCTGATTCCCAAATTAATCATATGAAGAAAACGTTACTAATTGTCGATGACGATTTAAGCATATTAAAGTTACTTAGTTTTATACTCTCAAAAGATTACAACTGTGTTGTTAAGAACAACGGCATTGAGGCTTTTAGCTGGCTGGAAGAAGGGCATCTGCCCGACCTGATCCTTTCTGATCTTCAAATGCCTTATTTTGATGGCCAGTCATTTGCTAAAAATGTAAAAATAAGTGGTTTTTACCGCGATATCCCGGTATTGCTGTTGTCTGCAGCACATGACCTGGATGAGCAGGTGAGCAATATGCCATTCAAAATTGACGCTTACATGCACAAACCTTTTAAGCCGAACGAACTCAAATCAGCAATTAACCAACTTCTACAAGTTTATGAATCGACAAACGTCTGATTGGAACGAAAATTCCGGCTCGCACATCAGGATCGCTTACGCGGGGTTGGAATTAAAAGACCTCATATTAAGCGGCCTTAATAATTTTAACATTATTTGTAATGATACTATCACACAGCTTGATGTTTATCTTGGTGAGCAATCTATATTAACCGTACCAGACATTATCCTGATAGAGATCGATACCGAAGGCAAATGCTTTGCGCTGGTTGAATCGATAAAAAGAAGCTTTTTACTTAACGGGTCTATTATTGTTCTGCTGTCAACCAAAAACGATAAAAACCTTAAGCAAAAGGCGCTTCAATTAAGAGTGCACGATTATTACAGCGTCCCGTTTTCTGTTGATGACTTGCGCGAAAGGCTTAATTTTCTGGTAACTTTTAAGCTGATAAAACCAAAGCTTCTTGAGCTATCAAAAGAGGTTGATACCACGTACAAGATGCCTTTGGGAAAACGTATTATCGACCTGATTATATCGTGCTCAATGCTTTTCTTCCTGTCGCCCATTTACCTGCTTGTAGCCATAGCGATTAAATTGGATTCAAAAGGCCCGGTATTTTACAAGAGTAAGCGCGTTGGTACGGGATACAAGGTGTTTGATTTTTATAAATTCAGATCGATGCGTACCGATGCCGATCAGTTATTGGCCAAGCTATCTACCGAAAGCAACCAATATGCCAATGAAGGCGGCGCCGGCAAAGCAGCTTTTGTAAAAATAAAAAACGACCCGCGCATTACCAGGCTCGGTAATTTTTTGCGCAACTCCAGCCTGGACGAACTTCCGCAGCTTTTTAACATCCTCAGGGGCGATATGTCGGTAGTAGGTAACCGTCCTTTACCTGTTTACGAAGCGGAAATGCTTACATCTAATGAGTGGTCGATGAGGTTTTTGGGCCCGGCTGGCCTTACCGGCTTATGGCAGATAAGCAAACGGGGAAAAGAAGACATGTCTGAAAGAGAAAGAAAAAAACTGGATAATTTTTATGCCCAAAAGTATTCTATTTGGTTAGATTTACGGATAATTGCCGGTACTATACCGGCCCTCTTTCAAAAAGAAAAAGTATAAATTAATGAACAGAAATATAGTAATAGTTTGCTTTTTGATATCCATTACACTGTTTTCCAGGCAGGTACGCGCCCAGGAAACTTTCATAAATACTGTAAACATGACATACCTGGATAAGCTGATAGCAACAGCAAAAAAGAATTATCCGGAAGTAAAATCAAGGCAAAGCCAGGTTAAAATAGCCCACAGCACGTACAATCAAACAAAATTTGCCTGGCTGGACGGATTAACAGCATCGTACATTTATAGCCCGCAAAATTTAGTTAACCAGGCCAAACCAAGCATATTCAAAGGGTATCAGTTAGCAATAACGCTTAATATAGGCCAATTACTTAGAAATCCGGCCAGTACCAATATTGCAAGTGAATCCTTTAAAATAGCACAGTACCAGCAGGCCGAGTATATGCTCAGTCTTGAAGCACAGGTAAAAAGAAGTTATTTTACTTATTTGGCTGCTATGGCCGAATTAAGGCTTCGCTCGGGTGCGGTAACAGATGCCGGCACGGCCGTTAAACAGCTTAAATATGCCTTTCAAAAGGGGGAGACTACATTCCAGATTTACAATGAACAACTAACCACGTATTACAATCAAAATGCGTTTATGTTGCAGGCAGAATTGGCCACCTGGACAGCAAAAACAAACCTGGAAGAACTATTGGGGATTAAACTGGAAGATATAAAGTAAAGATGGAGTTAAGCTTTTTTTTTAAATTATTAAAAAAATACCGGTTAGTACTCATTTTTATACCGCTTATCGCAGGTATAGGTACATTTTTTTTGGTTAAAAAACTGCCCGATACCTATATTTCACATGCGCAAATTGCTACAGGTATAATTGATGCATCGCGGCACCTGCTGGATAAGGATGCAAACGCAAGTATACAGGCCCAACAGGCATTCAGCGAGTTTAGTAACCTGATGGCCATCATGAAGCTTAAGAAAATAGTTAGCCAGGTTTCCTATTCGCTAATTATACATGACTTAAAATACCCCGCCTATCCGTATAGCAAACCAAGCCAGATGCTTTCCGAAATGGCTGAATATGAGCGTGATGCCGCATTAAAGCTTTTTGAGTACAAATTCAACCATTTTGAACCACTGTTGCTTTACAACAAACAGGAGCGCATTTTGAACGATTTGTTGCACTCCATGAAATATGACGACGCGTCATTACGCAAGGACCTGATTATTTACCGGGACGAAGACAGCGATTTTATAACTGTAACTTATGATTCGGCTAACCCGCAATTATCCGCAGATGTTGTTAATATACTATGTACCCAATTTATTAGCTACTATACCCAAACCGTAAAGAAAAACCAATCAAATGCCGTTTCATTTTTATCCGAGCTCTTGGTTCAAAAAAGAAATG
The genomic region above belongs to Mucilaginibacter sp. KACC 22773 and contains:
- a CDS encoding NUDIX hydrolase, with amino-acid sequence MSEDNNEFKKQEADAKGEGYLPGLAIDAVIFGFHDKQLKVLLLAYKNTGLYALPGGFIHDYEDVNEAARRVLFDRTGLKNIFLDQFYVFGDRSRHDPEPLKKIMSVSGKIPPADHWLLKRFVSIGYYALVDFTKAIPTPDSISDSCDWYGLDDLPVLMQDHQLIIKKALETLRVNLDQKLIGFNLLTDDFTMGDLQSLYETILNKKLIRAAFQRKMLSLGILERIAKKFTGGAHKAPYLYRFISGR
- a CDS encoding VOC family protein gives rise to the protein MATINPYLNLPGTTEEAFNFYKSVFGGEFLAVIRFKDSPGGSENVAEADKDKLMHIALPIGKNILMATDSIGEMGMGYKQGNNYHVSINADSKEEAETIFAALSAGGQVMVPLAMAEWGDLFGWFTDKFGISWMVSYSPNRPQ
- a CDS encoding DoxX family protein encodes the protein MSAKTINITYRVLTVLLALAMAGDGLGGVTRQQAGIDVLHHLGYPIYFMVIVGTAKLLGVIAILQNKYKTVKEWAYAGFSFTLFGAIASRAFAGDAISEFIPPIIMLVFLFAVYYFWKKFNQLKSTEL
- a CDS encoding DoxX family protein, which translates into the protein MKIAVIIVRTLVALMFLFASVTYFAMVYFHAFTMPPVTGNMKVFNDGLEASGYLMLLIKITELVCALLLLFGRYVALALVVLFPVMVNIVLVNAFLSPSGLTMVIPLLAGVLFLAYTQRDKYAPLFTAK
- a CDS encoding VOC family protein; protein product: MLKESKAFSGFSVNDIGKAKEFYGKTLGLEVKDDTTMPGILHLEISGGNAIVIYPKPNHEPATFTILNFPVPDVEKAVDELTARGVKFIVYNQENFKTNEKGIFTAGGPTIAWFNDPAGNILSVIEETKG
- a CDS encoding DUF4199 domain-containing protein translates to MKKNVIVFGLIAGAIVSGLMAVTMAMCYANGHTNGSMYLGYATMLIAFSMIFVAVKNYRDKYNGGEITFGKGFMIGLYIALIASTCYVVSWLIIYYNFMPDFMERYATQVLAEAKAAGASAKELSDETAKMDSYKQMYKNPVFIMLFTYVEILPVGLVIAVVAALILKKKPTNNILTAR
- a CDS encoding response regulator transcription factor, producing MNKFSKNKHIIMYGGSLAVLLFLMKWLEYRFILIDHAFEIYIGAIAVVFTSLGIWLALKLSSPKVKTIQVEKEVYIYANDNFVLNETALTQLNLSKREMEVLQLMADGLSNQEIAARLFLSLNTVKTHSSRLFEKLEVERRTQAVDKAKKLGIIA
- a CDS encoding response regulator — encoded protein: MKKTLLIVDDDLSILKLLSFILSKDYNCVVKNNGIEAFSWLEEGHLPDLILSDLQMPYFDGQSFAKNVKISGFYRDIPVLLLSAAHDLDEQVSNMPFKIDAYMHKPFKPNELKSAINQLLQVYESTNV
- a CDS encoding sugar transferase, which encodes MNRQTSDWNENSGSHIRIAYAGLELKDLILSGLNNFNIICNDTITQLDVYLGEQSILTVPDIILIEIDTEGKCFALVESIKRSFLLNGSIIVLLSTKNDKNLKQKALQLRVHDYYSVPFSVDDLRERLNFLVTFKLIKPKLLELSKEVDTTYKMPLGKRIIDLIISCSMLFFLSPIYLLVAIAIKLDSKGPVFYKSKRVGTGYKVFDFYKFRSMRTDADQLLAKLSTESNQYANEGGAGKAAFVKIKNDPRITRLGNFLRNSSLDELPQLFNILRGDMSVVGNRPLPVYEAEMLTSNEWSMRFLGPAGLTGLWQISKRGKEDMSERERKKLDNFYAQKYSIWLDLRIIAGTIPALFQKEKV
- a CDS encoding TolC family protein, yielding MNRNIVIVCFLISITLFSRQVRAQETFINTVNMTYLDKLIATAKKNYPEVKSRQSQVKIAHSTYNQTKFAWLDGLTASYIYSPQNLVNQAKPSIFKGYQLAITLNIGQLLRNPASTNIASESFKIAQYQQAEYMLSLEAQVKRSYFTYLAAMAELRLRSGAVTDAGTAVKQLKYAFQKGETTFQIYNEQLTTYYNQNAFMLQAELATWTAKTNLEELLGIKLEDIK